One genomic segment of Myxococcales bacterium includes these proteins:
- a CDS encoding protease inhibitor I42 family protein: MRLSLLVLFAPLAASLAACSGSGSPEGAPSSSDELRRSEFVDVTERDDDTTLSVEKGKSVRVTLPANATTGYAWRVTSTNRTFGYPSPRDGTYEGAHDGPVGSGGHQVFVWKTNGAHLEAAATVHRVTLEYRRSFENDETPAQRTFSFGVKIKAAGATDEPEARRCPTSSSINCMPPTTNPHCASDFRAWAQANCGVSYLD; this comes from the coding sequence ATGCGTCTTTCGCTGCTTGTGCTGTTCGCGCCCCTCGCCGCCTCGCTTGCCGCTTGCTCGGGTTCGGGTTCCCCCGAGGGTGCGCCGTCGTCGTCGGACGAGCTTCGGCGAAGTGAGTTCGTTGACGTGACGGAACGCGATGACGACACGACGCTCTCCGTCGAAAAAGGCAAGAGCGTGCGCGTGACCTTGCCGGCCAACGCCACCACGGGCTACGCGTGGCGCGTCACCAGCACGAACCGCACCTTCGGCTATCCCTCGCCGCGGGACGGCACGTACGAGGGCGCGCACGACGGCCCCGTTGGCAGCGGCGGCCACCAAGTCTTCGTCTGGAAGACCAACGGCGCGCACCTCGAAGCCGCGGCAACGGTGCACCGCGTGACGCTTGAATACCGTCGCTCCTTCGAGAATGACGAGACACCGGCGCAGCGAACGTTTTCCTTCGGCGTGAAGATCAAGGCCGCTGGCGCCACCGACGAACCGGAGGCCCGACGCTGCCCGACGTCGAGCTCCATCAACTGCATGCCGCCGACAACGAACCCGCATTGCGCCTCCGACTTCCGCGCGTGGGCCCAGGCGAATTGCGGTGTCAGCTACCTCGACTGA